A portion of the Bdellovibrionota bacterium genome contains these proteins:
- a CDS encoding flippase activity-associated protein Agl23: protein MALKFRSRDTFLLLAFGLFYVFTRFLFLGDKPYHHDESIHAIESWRYATQGVYKFNPMLHGPFLYHLQAAIFEILPINDWTGRLSVALTGILMTTTGFLFLRESSKSSAYTWLALVCLSPIYGYYSRTLIMDIPMAALVMTLLWTSARFWATRSNGYLYAAAATFALMVCTKLNSLFYAFAFLSFAVVWAVWKRKVDEISFGDQRRSVAATVRSLRVPMVWSVLLMALIFCALYSSLGRNAGGILDGLYREMIPYWVRQHAIQRIKGPFDYYFPILATYELPLLLSLAWCIWRAIRSTADTSYRAGLWCLGTFILWGLLLKSWETVGPYGSKVHLDQPMHVAILCLEIGSWILLLSTHLRRNEILPAFCAHWGIVSLLLYSYAGEKVPWLTTHILLPWTVYIALVLPELVRGRIVSPIPRAGIGAALILFAGWQGVITVRASFAGAADPRERLVYTHTSTELLELVQRIHHLGGVTGEKANLKVQVVEDSAWPLYWYLRNYNGWFRHEIHVDEQPSVIVMNWGKHEELLRRLPTSYEVRKVKLREWWVPDNNKLSFPALIRYYFTREVYSPLGSFDLALFVRADRFVLWNGMPEKP, encoded by the coding sequence GTGGCGCTGAAGTTCCGTTCTCGCGACACTTTTCTTCTTCTCGCGTTTGGTCTCTTCTACGTCTTCACACGATTTCTTTTCTTGGGAGACAAGCCCTATCACCACGACGAATCGATCCACGCGATCGAGTCGTGGCGGTACGCCACGCAGGGCGTTTACAAGTTCAATCCGATGCTGCACGGCCCGTTTCTCTACCATCTTCAAGCCGCGATCTTTGAGATTCTCCCGATCAACGATTGGACGGGCCGGCTCTCCGTCGCCCTAACGGGAATCCTCATGACAACCACGGGTTTTCTTTTTTTACGCGAGAGTTCCAAATCTTCCGCCTACACCTGGTTGGCCCTGGTCTGCCTTTCCCCCATTTATGGCTACTACTCGCGAACGCTCATCATGGACATTCCGATGGCGGCGTTGGTGATGACGCTTCTCTGGACGTCGGCTCGGTTCTGGGCGACGCGATCGAACGGTTATCTTTACGCCGCCGCGGCGACGTTCGCCCTCATGGTATGCACAAAATTGAACTCTCTCTTTTACGCCTTCGCATTTCTTAGCTTTGCCGTTGTCTGGGCTGTGTGGAAACGAAAAGTCGACGAGATCTCATTCGGCGATCAGCGGCGTTCCGTCGCAGCGACGGTGCGTTCGTTGCGCGTCCCTATGGTCTGGTCCGTTCTTCTGATGGCCCTCATTTTTTGCGCTCTTTATTCCTCCCTCGGGCGCAACGCCGGCGGAATTTTGGACGGCCTTTATCGGGAAATGATCCCGTATTGGGTTCGCCAGCACGCGATTCAGCGAATCAAAGGACCGTTCGACTATTATTTCCCCATTTTAGCCACGTACGAGCTGCCCCTTCTCTTGAGTTTGGCCTGGTGCATCTGGCGTGCGATTCGTTCCACCGCCGATACTTCTTATCGAGCCGGGCTCTGGTGCCTGGGAACATTCATTTTGTGGGGCCTGCTGCTCAAGAGTTGGGAGACCGTCGGCCCCTACGGGTCGAAGGTCCATTTGGATCAACCGATGCACGTCGCGATCCTTTGCCTTGAAATCGGCTCCTGGATTTTGCTTCTCTCGACTCATCTTCGGCGAAATGAAATTCTTCCCGCTTTCTGCGCCCACTGGGGGATCGTTTCCTTGCTCCTCTATTCGTACGCGGGAGAAAAGGTCCCTTGGCTCACCACGCATATTCTTCTTCCCTGGACCGTCTATATCGCTCTGGTCCTGCCCGAACTCGTCCGGGGCCGAATTGTGTCTCCGATACCTCGGGCCGGCATCGGCGCCGCGCTGATCCTGTTCGCGGGGTGGCAAGGGGTGATCACCGTGCGCGCCTCCTTCGCGGGAGCCGCGGATCCGCGCGAAAGACTGGTGTACACGCATACCTCCACGGAACTTCTCGAGCTGGTCCAACGGATTCATCATTTGGGCGGCGTCACCGGCGAGAAGGCGAATCTGAAGGTCCAGGTGGTCGAGGATTCCGCTTGGCCTCTCTATTGGTACCTTCGAAACTATAACGGCTGGTTCAGGCACGAGATCCATGTCGACGAGCAGCCGTCCGTAATCGTCATGAATTGGGGGAAACACGAAGAATTGCTTCGGCGCCTTCCAACCTCGTACGAAGTTCGCAAGGTGA
- a CDS encoding DUF507 family protein, giving the protein MRLSEERISHISHLLLSGLQKAGWAAYPDEPRTLKATKQVLTHYCHLEDEVDTAVRKILQSYSRGVLEGSREWDVLYKKHFDVEMKKRWR; this is encoded by the coding sequence ATGAGACTCTCCGAGGAAAGGATCTCCCACATTTCCCATCTTCTCCTGAGCGGCCTCCAAAAGGCGGGCTGGGCCGCGTATCCGGATGAACCGCGAACTCTCAAGGCCACAAAACAGGTCCTTACGCATTACTGCCACCTGGAAGACGAAGTCGATACCGCCGTCCGCAAGATTTTGCAGTCTTATTCGCGGGGCGTCCTCGAGGGGAGCCGCGAATGGGACGTCCTTTACAAGAAACACTTCGACGTCGAAATGAAAAAACGGTGGCGCTGA
- a CDS encoding DUF507 family protein, which produces MRLRPEEVERIVDRLLSEWKSQHLATFTAPESQIRTRLLEIFLADLRVEDDLNKEVDQMLHKYEKEFARGTLDRHKMFQMVKNQLIKERKMVL; this is translated from the coding sequence ATGAGGCTCCGACCCGAAGAAGTGGAACGGATCGTCGACCGCCTCCTTTCGGAATGGAAGAGCCAACATCTCGCCACGTTCACCGCCCCGGAATCGCAAATTCGAACCCGCCTGTTGGAGATTTTCCTGGCCGACCTTCGAGTGGAGGACGACCTCAACAAAGAGGTCGACCAAATGCTTCACAAGTACGAAAAGGAGTTCGCCCGCGGAACGCTCGATCGTCATAAAATGTTTCAAATGGTGAAAAACCAGCTGATCAAAGAACGGAAGATGGTGTTATGA